A single genomic interval of Chloracidobacterium validum harbors:
- the mrdA gene encoding penicillin-binding protein 2 → MTPRFPAPGPPSSFNPRLRLLALQAGVALAFAVLALRLWSMQVVHHESYVKQAENNRERKIPIVAPRGNILDRDGNVLVDSRPTFSLMVNREDIQDEAETLRILTEEFGVAPDYARQQLRSPAARTRPVEVKSNISDADRAKVAVLDYEHPELLVELRPQRKYPHGELACHILGYVTEVSESQLKRPEFEYCRPGDKVGQAGLERTYNRILMGRDGYRRIIVDSRGRFVREIETVPPVPGQDIVTTLDLDLQRVAEARLKALKLDGTIAVMDPRNGEMLALASMPGYDPNLFAAGISRSDYARYANDKHKPLRNRAIQDIYPPGSTWKIIMSVAAMRAGVLKPTDRFLCGGGINVGGRHVRCMGSHGSPPLSYAITKSCDGWFYRLGIKLGLDNLRTYASELGAGEYTGIDLPNEFKGYIPSLELKAATVRRTMPNATPAQYRWTDADSVYASIGQAMVRPTPLQMLRSVAGIAMRGEFQTPHFLREARPTHDLPRVTFERRVKRIELPDEYWDAVIEGMWGAVNAGGTAASSAIRDPETGFEMCGKTGTAQVVSKLKASKLEERDHSWFVGFGPRQHPEIAAISLVEHGGFGAKASAPNVRAVFEAWLRKKKGLPVTVESPGAEAPKPSHPARRPTTGD, encoded by the coding sequence ATGACGCCACGCTTTCCCGCTCCTGGTCCACCGTCATCCTTCAATCCGCGGCTCCGGTTGCTGGCACTACAGGCCGGCGTGGCCCTGGCTTTTGCGGTGTTAGCCCTGCGCCTGTGGAGCATGCAGGTTGTCCATCACGAAAGTTATGTCAAGCAAGCCGAAAACAACCGCGAGCGCAAAATTCCCATCGTTGCGCCACGCGGTAACATCCTCGATCGCGACGGGAACGTGCTGGTGGATAGTCGCCCCACGTTCAGCCTTATGGTGAACCGCGAAGATATTCAGGATGAAGCCGAAACGCTGCGCATCTTGACTGAAGAGTTTGGCGTCGCGCCAGACTATGCCCGCCAGCAACTGCGGTCACCGGCTGCCAGGACTCGCCCGGTTGAAGTCAAGTCCAATATCAGCGACGCGGACCGCGCCAAAGTTGCCGTGCTGGACTACGAGCACCCAGAACTGCTTGTTGAGCTACGCCCGCAGCGCAAGTATCCGCATGGCGAATTGGCCTGTCACATCTTGGGTTACGTTACTGAAGTCAGCGAGTCGCAGCTCAAACGGCCCGAGTTTGAATACTGCCGCCCTGGCGACAAAGTTGGGCAAGCTGGTCTGGAGCGAACCTATAACCGTATTTTGATGGGGCGGGACGGCTACCGCCGGATCATCGTGGATAGCCGCGGGCGGTTCGTCCGCGAAATTGAAACCGTGCCGCCGGTGCCAGGACAGGACATTGTCACCACCCTCGACCTGGACTTGCAGCGGGTTGCCGAAGCCCGGCTCAAGGCATTGAAGTTGGATGGGACGATTGCCGTTATGGACCCACGCAACGGCGAAATGCTGGCGCTGGCTTCGATGCCTGGTTACGATCCCAATCTCTTTGCGGCCGGCATTTCCCGGTCTGATTATGCGCGTTACGCCAACGACAAGCACAAACCACTGCGTAATCGCGCGATTCAGGACATTTACCCGCCTGGCTCCACCTGGAAAATCATTATGTCGGTAGCCGCCATGCGGGCCGGCGTTCTCAAACCGACGGACCGCTTCCTCTGTGGTGGAGGCATCAATGTTGGCGGCCGGCATGTCCGCTGCATGGGTAGCCACGGATCGCCCCCGCTCTCCTATGCCATCACCAAGTCCTGTGATGGGTGGTTTTACCGGCTTGGTATCAAACTTGGTCTAGACAACCTCCGCACCTACGCATCGGAGCTAGGCGCGGGCGAGTACACCGGGATTGACCTTCCGAATGAGTTCAAGGGTTATATTCCCAGCCTCGAACTCAAAGCCGCAACCGTACGGCGAACCATGCCCAATGCCACACCGGCTCAGTATCGGTGGACTGACGCTGATTCGGTTTATGCTTCCATCGGGCAGGCCATGGTGCGGCCGACCCCCTTGCAGATGCTCCGGTCGGTAGCTGGCATCGCCATGCGGGGGGAGTTTCAAACCCCACATTTTTTACGTGAAGCACGCCCAACGCATGACCTTCCGCGCGTCACATTTGAACGGCGGGTCAAGCGTATCGAGCTGCCGGACGAGTATTGGGATGCCGTTATCGAAGGCATGTGGGGCGCGGTCAATGCCGGGGGGACGGCAGCCAGTTCAGCCATCCGCGACCCGGAGACCGGCTTTGAGATGTGCGGAAAAACCGGCACGGCGCAAGTCGTGAGCAAGCTCAAGGCCTCGAAGCTCGAAGAGCGTGACCACTCGTGGTTTGTCGGATTTGGCCCGCGCCAGCACCCTGAAATCGCCGCCATCTCGCTGGTGGAACATGGCGGTTTCGGAGCCAAAGCGTCGGCGCCGAATGTGCGCGCCGTCTTTGAAGCCTGGCTCAGAAAGAAAAAAGGGCTGCCGGTGACAGTTGAGTCGCCAGGGGCGGAAGCGCCAAAGCCTTCCCATCCGGCGCGGCGACCAACAACCGGTGACTAG